A genomic window from Micromonospora violae includes:
- a CDS encoding nuclear transport factor 2 family protein — MTPVRISDALRAVVFEPTRDLTTALDEFYAPDYTHRSDGETLDRAGFVEMVTRVRGQIVGGTVQVLDELRDGLRYAERHVFEITMADGSTAKREIAIFGTYAEDGRFRHLSETGFDLPA, encoded by the coding sequence ATGACCCCGGTACGGATCAGCGACGCCCTGCGCGCAGTGGTCTTCGAGCCCACCCGCGACCTGACCACGGCGCTCGACGAGTTCTACGCCCCCGACTACACCCACCGCAGCGACGGCGAGACCCTCGACCGGGCCGGATTCGTCGAGATGGTGACCCGGGTACGCGGTCAGATCGTCGGCGGCACCGTGCAGGTCCTCGACGAACTGCGCGACGGCCTCCGCTACGCCGAACGACACGTCTTCGAGATCACCATGGCCGACGGGTCGACCGCCAAGCGGGAGATCGCCATCTTCGGCACGTACGCCGAGGATGGCCGCTTCCGCCACCTCAGCGAGACGGGCTTCGACCTGCCCGCCTGA
- a CDS encoding DUF5709 domain-containing protein, producing the protein MSQTERMDSVDEWNVAEDDGVLDASDTLDDDRVGDPLDTGIVAEDHWTAANRFGTTPAEERAGESLAQHLAQEVPDVDPYAEGGDDEDELTRRGYELEARAGRLVAYDEGFGEDDEAESVAWDAGIDGGGASAEEAAIHVVEDPDGPGDGPLR; encoded by the coding sequence GTGAGCCAGACCGAACGGATGGATTCCGTCGACGAGTGGAACGTGGCCGAGGACGACGGGGTGCTGGACGCCTCCGACACCCTGGACGACGACCGGGTCGGCGACCCCCTCGACACCGGCATCGTCGCCGAGGACCACTGGACGGCGGCGAACCGGTTCGGCACCACGCCGGCCGAGGAGCGCGCGGGCGAGTCCCTGGCGCAACACCTCGCCCAGGAGGTGCCGGATGTCGACCCGTACGCCGAGGGCGGCGACGACGAGGACGAGCTGACCCGCCGGGGGTACGAGTTGGAGGCCCGCGCCGGTCGGCTGGTCGCCTACGACGAGGGCTTCGGCGAGGACGACGAGGCCGAGTCGGTGGCGTGGGACGCCGGCATCGACGGTGGTGGGGCCAGCGCCGAGGAAGCGGCGATCCACGTGGTCGAGGACCCGGACGGGCCCGGCGACGGTCCGTTGCGCTGA
- a CDS encoding TetR/AcrR family transcriptional regulator, translated as MTAPTPSDPDAPHRRLDARRNQERVIAAARELFSEQGLQVTVPQVAERAGVGRATVYRSYPSKEDLIVAVVQQQFEELEQRIHAALDGVDAYREWCSFVPDLFGRLARDRVLADAFFEGRLVPAAHILGLIGQLVAAARSSGKIRPDAGELDIRVVLCGTVRQLIVLDERDPAVWRRYADLVLNALRP; from the coding sequence ATGACCGCGCCGACGCCGAGTGACCCGGATGCTCCCCATCGGCGCCTGGACGCCCGCCGCAACCAGGAGCGGGTCATCGCCGCCGCCCGGGAGCTCTTCAGCGAGCAGGGGCTCCAGGTGACGGTGCCGCAGGTGGCGGAGCGGGCCGGGGTGGGTCGCGCGACGGTGTACCGCAGCTACCCCAGCAAGGAAGACCTGATCGTCGCGGTCGTCCAGCAGCAGTTTGAGGAGCTGGAGCAGCGCATCCACGCGGCGCTCGACGGTGTCGACGCGTACCGGGAGTGGTGTTCCTTCGTGCCCGACCTGTTCGGACGCCTCGCGCGCGACCGGGTCCTCGCCGACGCGTTCTTTGAGGGCCGGCTGGTGCCCGCCGCGCACATCCTGGGTCTGATCGGGCAGCTGGTGGCGGCGGCCCGGTCGTCCGGCAAGATCCGCCCGGACGCCGGGGAGTTGGACATTCGGGTGGTTCTCTGCGGGACGGTCCGGCAGCTCATCGTGCTCGACGAGCGCGACCCGGCGGTGTGGCGCCGCTACGCCGACCTGGTGCTCAACGCGCTGCGGCCCTGA
- a CDS encoding aldo/keto reductase, with protein sequence MRTTTLGSTGPEVGVIGLGCMGMSHGYDITGPRDDDTSISVIRQALDLGATLIDTSDVYGPYTNEELVGRALAGGHRSRAVLATKVGLVATSPTGGPGNSPTIGNNGRPEHIRAAIDESLRRLGTDHVDLYQLHRVDPHVPIEESWGAMAEVVAAGKARQIGLSEVTVAQIVRAQAVHPVASVQSELSLWTRDPLTEVLPYCAQQGIAFLPFSPLGRGFLAGRFSSFDDLPADDFRRGLPRFQQDALRANLAIVARVREIADRAGVSPAQVALAWVVAQGDQVIPIPGTKTPKYLLDNCAAADVRLSAEDLTDLDALPAPEGGRY encoded by the coding sequence ATGCGAACCACCACGCTGGGCAGCACCGGGCCCGAGGTCGGCGTCATCGGCCTCGGCTGCATGGGCATGAGCCACGGCTACGACATCACCGGCCCGCGCGACGACGACACGTCGATCTCCGTCATCCGACAGGCACTGGACCTGGGCGCGACGCTGATCGACACATCGGACGTGTACGGGCCGTACACCAACGAGGAGTTGGTCGGGCGGGCGCTGGCCGGCGGCCACCGGTCGCGGGCCGTGCTGGCCACGAAGGTCGGCCTGGTGGCCACCTCCCCCACCGGCGGCCCCGGCAACTCACCGACGATCGGCAACAACGGCCGCCCGGAGCACATCCGCGCGGCGATCGACGAGAGCCTGCGCCGGCTCGGCACCGACCACGTCGACCTCTACCAGTTGCACCGGGTCGACCCGCACGTGCCCATCGAGGAGTCCTGGGGTGCGATGGCCGAGGTCGTGGCGGCGGGCAAGGCGCGGCAGATCGGGCTCTCCGAGGTGACGGTCGCCCAGATCGTGCGGGCCCAGGCGGTGCACCCGGTCGCGTCGGTGCAGTCCGAGCTGTCACTGTGGACCCGCGACCCGTTGACCGAGGTGCTGCCGTACTGCGCCCAGCAGGGCATCGCCTTCCTGCCGTTCTCCCCACTCGGTCGCGGTTTCCTCGCCGGCCGGTTCAGCTCGTTCGACGACCTGCCCGCCGACGACTTCCGGCGCGGCCTGCCGCGCTTCCAGCAGGACGCGCTGCGCGCCAACCTCGCCATCGTCGCCCGGGTCCGGGAGATCGCCGACCGGGCGGGCGTCAGCCCCGCGCAGGTCGCCCTCGCCTGGGTGGTCGCCCAGGGTGACCAGGTCATCCCGATCCCCGGCACCAAGACGCCGAAGTACCTGCTGGACAACTGTGCGGCCGCCGACGTGCGGCTCAGCGCCGAGGACCTGACCGACCTGGACGCGCTGCCCGCGCCCGAGGGCGGCCGCTACTGA
- a CDS encoding DinB family protein, whose protein sequence is MKADLHSYLKGGRDSLLWKLDGLSEYDIRRPLTRTATNLLGLVKHSAAMEILYFGVVFGRPFDQELPCIGDGADINADMWATADETREEIVALYRRAIAHADTTIEVLALDEIGRVPWWGDAAVTLHHVLVHVIAETQRHAGHADIVRELIDGTVGLLSQNDNLPPVDESWWLDHRQRVEQAALDASERSN, encoded by the coding sequence ATGAAGGCAGACCTGCACAGCTACCTGAAGGGCGGCCGCGACTCGCTGCTGTGGAAGCTCGACGGGCTCAGCGAATACGACATTCGGCGTCCACTGACCCGGACCGCAACCAATCTGCTCGGTCTGGTGAAGCACTCGGCGGCCATGGAGATTCTCTACTTCGGCGTCGTGTTCGGGCGGCCGTTCGACCAGGAACTGCCCTGTATCGGCGATGGAGCGGACATCAACGCTGACATGTGGGCGACCGCGGACGAGACCCGCGAGGAGATCGTCGCGCTGTACCGTCGTGCGATCGCCCACGCCGACACCACCATCGAAGTCCTTGCACTGGATGAGATCGGCCGCGTGCCGTGGTGGGGCGATGCCGCAGTCACGTTGCACCACGTCCTGGTGCACGTCATCGCGGAAACACAACGGCACGCAGGCCACGCTGACATCGTGCGCGAACTCATCGACGGCACGGTCGGGCTGCTGTCTCAGAACGACAACCTTCCCCCGGTGGACGAGTCATGGTGGCTGGACCACCGCCAGCGAGTCGAGCAGGCCGCCCTCGACGCCAGCGAACGCAGCAACTAG
- a CDS encoding carboxymuconolactone decarboxylase family protein yields MPRLTDPDPNAIPADVRDFLSALPPDPMVKMLTHSVGTVTPFIQLARAQFTALELSARSRELVILTVAEYTGCEFVAAQHRPMAEAAGVDQRTREIISSRDIDNPHLSAYDRVLIRFAAEVVRSPRVPDDLFDQVRNILSEREIVEALQLIGYYWSFGRVATVLNVELTAVYGDEPLLTADTERAD; encoded by the coding sequence ATGCCCCGCCTTACCGACCCTGACCCGAACGCGATTCCCGCCGACGTCCGCGACTTCCTGTCCGCCCTGCCCCCCGATCCGATGGTCAAGATGCTGACCCACTCGGTCGGTACGGTGACACCCTTCATTCAGCTCGCCAGGGCGCAGTTCACCGCGCTGGAGCTGTCCGCCCGCTCGCGGGAACTGGTCATCCTGACGGTGGCCGAGTACACCGGGTGCGAGTTCGTGGCGGCCCAGCACCGCCCGATGGCCGAGGCGGCCGGCGTCGACCAGCGCACCCGCGAGATCATCAGCAGCCGGGACATCGACAATCCGCACCTCTCCGCGTACGACCGGGTGCTCATCCGGTTCGCCGCCGAGGTGGTGCGGTCGCCGCGCGTCCCCGACGACCTGTTCGACCAGGTGCGAAACATCCTCAGCGAGCGTGAGATCGTCGAGGCGCTCCAGCTGATCGGCTACTACTGGTCGTTCGGCCGAGTGGCCACGGTGCTCAACGTCGAACTCACCGCCGTGTACGGCGACGAGCCGTTGCTGACCGCCGACACCGAGCGGGCAGACTGA
- a CDS encoding YqjF family protein: MHPEPVDHAPRQAFPWALLRQRWEELTFLHWAVDPELVAPLLPAGTRPDTLDGVSYVGLIGFRMVGLGFGRGPGVPYFGTFAETNVRLYSVDDAGRRAVVFRSLDASRLVPVLVARATLRLPYLWSSMRMERDGDRRTYRCRRRWPGPAGTTSRMVVRVGDRIGDPTPLEHFVTARWGLHTRAYGRTLHLPNWHPSWPLHRCELLHLDDELVAAAGLPAPVGPPVSVLYSPGVGVRFGPPVAARPDGAGPPQAQ, from the coding sequence GTGCACCCCGAACCGGTCGACCACGCGCCCCGGCAGGCGTTCCCCTGGGCGCTCCTGCGCCAGCGCTGGGAGGAACTCACCTTCCTGCACTGGGCGGTCGATCCGGAACTCGTCGCGCCGTTGCTGCCCGCCGGCACCCGTCCGGACACGCTGGACGGGGTCAGCTACGTCGGCCTGATCGGCTTCCGGATGGTCGGGCTGGGCTTCGGCCGTGGCCCGGGAGTGCCCTACTTCGGCACCTTCGCCGAGACCAACGTCCGGCTCTACTCCGTCGACGACGCCGGCCGACGAGCTGTCGTGTTCCGGTCGCTGGACGCGTCCCGCCTGGTGCCGGTGCTGGTGGCGCGGGCGACGCTGCGGCTGCCGTACCTCTGGTCGTCGATGCGGATGGAACGCGACGGCGACCGCCGCACCTACCGGTGCCGGCGGCGCTGGCCCGGGCCGGCCGGCACGACGAGCCGGATGGTGGTGCGGGTGGGCGACCGGATCGGCGACCCGACCCCGCTCGAACACTTCGTCACCGCCCGCTGGGGGCTGCACACCCGGGCGTACGGGCGCACGCTGCACCTGCCGAACTGGCATCCGAGCTGGCCGTTGCACCGGTGCGAGCTGCTGCACCTGGATGACGAGTTGGTCGCCGCGGCCGGGTTGCCGGCACCGGTCGGGCCGCCGGTCAGCGTGCTCTACTCGCCCGGTGTCGGGGTCAGGTTCGGCCCGCCGGTGGCGGCCCGGCCGGATGGTGCCGGGCCGCCGCAGGCTCAGTAG
- a CDS encoding alpha/beta fold hydrolase, with product MGSTSHDVSALAPGAHTFTVDGVRQVYHVAGAGPVCVAHSGGPGIEWAYLRTPSLEAHFTMVYVEPVGTGASGQLDNPEDYRLDTYVRFLHAVVEHLGEPRVYLLGHSHGGFVAQRYALTHPDRVAGLALYDTSPVTGGEFWAEAMGSLAAYPQRHPDRPEAAAVPAAFAQIGGATDDESLGAALRAALPVYFADFWGRQDEFAPFQAAVRIWSTPAGAQDPTPFDVRANLGEITVPVVVIVGAYDFICGPRWAEQLHAGLADSRLVTLEHSGHFGHIEQPVEFTDAVVELLKR from the coding sequence ATGGGTTCCACCAGCCACGACGTCAGCGCCCTCGCACCCGGTGCCCACACCTTCACCGTCGACGGTGTTCGGCAGGTCTACCACGTCGCGGGCGCCGGCCCGGTCTGTGTGGCCCACTCCGGTGGCCCGGGTATCGAGTGGGCGTACCTGCGCACGCCCAGCCTTGAGGCGCACTTCACCATGGTCTACGTCGAGCCGGTGGGCACGGGCGCGTCGGGTCAGCTCGACAACCCCGAGGATTACCGTCTCGACACGTATGTCCGGTTCCTGCACGCCGTCGTCGAGCACCTGGGCGAACCGCGGGTGTACCTGCTCGGGCACTCGCACGGCGGTTTCGTCGCCCAGCGCTACGCCCTCACCCACCCGGACCGGGTCGCCGGCCTCGCCCTGTACGACACCTCACCCGTCACCGGCGGCGAGTTCTGGGCCGAGGCCATGGGCAGCCTCGCCGCCTACCCGCAGCGGCACCCGGACCGGCCGGAGGCCGCCGCGGTCCCGGCCGCGTTCGCGCAGATCGGTGGCGCGACGGACGACGAGTCGTTGGGGGCCGCTCTGCGTGCCGCCCTGCCGGTGTACTTCGCGGACTTCTGGGGCCGACAGGACGAGTTCGCACCGTTTCAGGCGGCCGTCCGGATCTGGTCGACGCCGGCCGGCGCGCAGGACCCGACCCCCTTCGACGTCCGGGCGAACCTCGGTGAGATCACCGTGCCCGTCGTGGTCATCGTCGGCGCGTACGACTTCATCTGCGGCCCCCGCTGGGCCGAGCAGCTGCACGCGGGCCTGGCGGACTCGCGGCTGGTGACGCTGGAGCACAGCGGGCACTTCGGGCACATCGAGCAGCCGGTGGAGTTCACCGATGCCGTGGTGGAGCTGCTGAAGCGCTGA
- a CDS encoding DHA2 family efflux MFS transporter permease subunit, whose amino-acid sequence MTQQSVATSDKLDAAVLKVAGVVVLGAIMSILDVTVVSVALPKFQSEFDASYARVAWTMTAYTLALATVIPLSGWAADRFGTKRLYMVALTLFTIGSGLCATADTIGELIGYRVLQGLGGGMLMPLGMTIMTRAAGPHRIGRLMAVLGIPMLLGPIGGPILGGWLIDTASWHWIFLINLPIGVIALIYAQFALPKDAPEPSESLDFVGMIMLSPGLALFLYGVSSLPEVGSFAEAKVWAPMLVGGALVVAFVLYSFKPRHPLLDLRLFRNRSLTIASVTMFVFIIAFMGAGLLFPSYFLQVRGESTLAAGLLMAPQGIGAMITMPIAGTLADRVPIGRTVPFALGLIVIGFFGFTQVDPQTSYWLLGASLFVMGLGMGGTMMPIMTSALRTLQAQEVARGSTLVNILQQIGGSVGAAVMSVILTNELNGSRPIPGLVDEAGKPVTEAGLAIASQQRPALLQQMPVDPSLIERGLDFAAKSFATTFWVAFALVVLTFIPAALLPRRRQPAQLDDPQGEQVKTPVVIH is encoded by the coding sequence GTGACACAGCAATCCGTCGCGACATCGGACAAACTCGACGCCGCGGTGCTCAAGGTGGCGGGTGTCGTCGTCCTTGGCGCGATCATGTCGATCCTCGACGTGACGGTGGTCAGCGTGGCGCTGCCCAAATTCCAGAGCGAGTTCGACGCGTCCTACGCCCGTGTCGCCTGGACCATGACCGCCTACACCCTCGCGCTCGCCACCGTGATCCCGCTCAGCGGGTGGGCGGCGGATCGGTTCGGCACCAAACGGCTCTACATGGTGGCGCTGACCCTGTTCACCATCGGGTCGGGGCTCTGCGCCACGGCCGACACGATCGGTGAGCTGATCGGCTACCGGGTCCTGCAGGGCCTCGGTGGCGGCATGCTCATGCCGTTGGGCATGACCATCATGACCCGGGCGGCCGGCCCGCACCGGATCGGCCGGTTGATGGCCGTCCTCGGCATCCCGATGCTGCTCGGGCCGATCGGTGGTCCGATCCTTGGTGGCTGGTTGATCGACACCGCGAGCTGGCACTGGATCTTCCTGATCAACCTGCCGATCGGCGTGATCGCCCTGATCTACGCGCAGTTCGCGCTGCCGAAGGACGCGCCCGAGCCGTCCGAGTCGCTCGACTTCGTCGGCATGATCATGCTCTCGCCGGGCCTCGCCCTCTTCCTCTACGGCGTCTCGTCCCTGCCGGAGGTGGGCAGCTTCGCCGAGGCCAAGGTGTGGGCCCCGATGCTGGTCGGCGGCGCGCTGGTGGTGGCGTTCGTGCTCTACTCGTTCAAGCCCCGGCACCCTCTGCTCGACCTACGGCTGTTCCGCAACCGCAGCCTGACCATCGCGTCGGTGACGATGTTCGTGTTCATCATCGCGTTCATGGGCGCCGGTCTGCTCTTCCCGAGCTACTTCCTCCAGGTGCGCGGCGAGTCGACGCTGGCCGCCGGCCTGTTGATGGCCCCGCAGGGCATCGGCGCGATGATCACCATGCCGATCGCCGGCACGCTGGCCGACCGGGTGCCGATCGGGCGTACCGTCCCGTTCGCGCTGGGTCTCATCGTCATCGGGTTCTTCGGTTTCACCCAGGTCGACCCGCAGACGTCGTACTGGCTGCTCGGTGCGTCGCTGTTCGTGATGGGTCTGGGCATGGGCGGCACGATGATGCCGATCATGACGTCGGCGTTGCGGACGTTGCAGGCGCAGGAGGTGGCGCGCGGCTCGACGCTGGTCAACATCCTCCAGCAGATCGGCGGGTCGGTCGGCGCCGCCGTGATGTCGGTGATCCTCACCAACGAGCTGAACGGCTCCCGGCCGATCCCCGGCCTGGTCGACGAGGCCGGCAAGCCGGTCACCGAAGCCGGGTTGGCCATCGCCTCCCAGCAGCGGCCGGCGCTGCTTCAGCAGATGCCGGTGGACCCGTCGCTCATCGAGCGCGGGCTCGACTTCGCCGCCAAGTCGTTCGCCACCACGTTCTGGGTCGCGTTCGCGCTGGTCGTGCTCACGTTCATCCCGGCCGCACTGCTGCCGCGCCGACGTCAGCCGGCGCAGCTCGACGACCCGCAGGGCGAGCAGGTCAAGACGCCCGTCGTCATCCACTGA
- a CDS encoding HNH endonuclease signature motif containing protein, producing the protein MVEELAQADDAVAACVDAAAWALSEDDLVGALEAAHRLEQRLAAVKLALVREVDGRGIARAQGASCTAVWLRERLRLTVPAARRFVDLATALDSGNPGVRQALADGVITLDQARVITDTVNTVQTTAGAEAADKAVGVLVEWAGQFDPTLLRKLGTRILDHVAPDLADAATKAALDADAARADRDRHLTLSTQTDGRLRLTGILDAETAGLLRATIDPLTAPSGPDDTRTPGQRRHDALTDVCRLALRTGELPDSGGEPAQIVVTTTYDELTHQLGTGTLDTGPQLTPEVVRRLACDAAILPAVLNSTGQPLDLGRQRRLITGPLRRALVLRDKGCAFPGCDRPPRWCHAHHIHHWADGGTTNLTNAVLLCGHHHRHLHHTNWTVRLANDGHPEFTPPTWLDPKQLPRRNHYHRRT; encoded by the coding sequence ATGGTTGAGGAGTTGGCGCAGGCAGACGACGCGGTCGCCGCCTGTGTTGACGCTGCCGCCTGGGCTCTCAGCGAGGATGATCTGGTCGGTGCGCTGGAGGCCGCGCACCGTTTGGAGCAGCGTCTCGCCGCGGTGAAGCTGGCTCTGGTCCGCGAGGTCGACGGTCGTGGCATCGCCCGCGCGCAAGGGGCCTCCTGCACCGCGGTCTGGTTGCGCGAAAGGCTGCGGCTGACCGTTCCGGCCGCCCGCCGGTTCGTTGACCTCGCCACCGCCCTGGACAGCGGCAACCCCGGCGTCCGCCAAGCGCTGGCCGACGGTGTCATCACCCTGGATCAGGCCCGGGTCATCACGGACACCGTCAACACCGTGCAGACCACGGCCGGCGCGGAAGCCGCCGACAAAGCGGTCGGTGTGCTCGTCGAGTGGGCCGGGCAGTTCGACCCCACCCTGCTGCGCAAACTCGGCACCCGCATCCTCGACCACGTCGCCCCCGACCTCGCCGACGCCGCCACCAAGGCCGCCCTGGACGCCGACGCCGCCCGCGCCGACCGCGACCGGCACCTCACCCTGTCCACACAAACCGACGGCCGCCTACGACTCACCGGCATCCTCGACGCCGAAACCGCCGGCCTTCTCCGCGCCACCATCGACCCACTCACCGCCCCGTCCGGACCGGACGACACCCGGACCCCCGGGCAACGCCGCCACGACGCCCTCACCGACGTCTGCCGACTCGCCCTACGCACCGGCGAACTACCCGACAGCGGCGGCGAACCCGCCCAGATCGTCGTCACCACCACCTACGACGAACTGACCCACCAACTCGGCACCGGCACCCTCGACACCGGCCCGCAACTCACCCCCGAGGTCGTACGCCGCCTCGCCTGCGACGCCGCCATCCTCCCCGCCGTCCTCAACAGCACCGGCCAACCACTCGACCTCGGCCGACAACGCCGCCTCATCACCGGACCCCTCCGCCGCGCCCTCGTCCTGCGCGACAAAGGCTGCGCCTTCCCCGGCTGCGACCGACCACCCCGCTGGTGCCACGCCCACCACATCCACCACTGGGCCGACGGCGGCACCACCAACCTCACCAACGCCGTCCTGCTCTGCGGCCACCACCACCGACACCTCCACCACACCAACTGGACCGTCCGACTCGCCAACGACGGCCACCCCGAATTCACACCACCCACCTGGCTCGACCCCAAACAACTCCCCCGCCGCAACCACTACCACCGACGCACATAG
- a CDS encoding winged helix DNA-binding domain-containing protein — protein MTELSWDQVSARRLARHRLSPSAADAAPDAAPDAGRVADVVSSMCGAHAQVASAAELSIGLRVPGATRALVRRALWTDRTLVKTRGPRGTVHLLAAADLPMWVGALTALPAPSWERSVVLLTPRQTEQVLAAIGDAVAEVDLTTAELTEEIVARTGPWAGDLVMEAFQDMWPRWVAAMPAATRSGVVCFGPNRGRVTTYTSPTRWLSTFAPMPGRAALAALVASYLYAYGPATPAQFARWLAVPSEWGTWLFGSLDLTEVTVEGTRAWVAADDTDFPDDRPSGMRLLPYFDAYAVGCHPRERLFPGVAAHRALAGGQAGNYPVVLIDGVVAGVWHQRRSGRSIRVTVEPLRELDAAHQRALGEEVERVGEILEGKASLTIGTISVGPHA, from the coding sequence ATGACCGAGCTGAGCTGGGATCAGGTGTCCGCCCGACGGCTTGCCCGGCACCGGCTCTCCCCGTCGGCGGCGGACGCGGCACCGGACGCGGCACCGGACGCCGGCCGCGTCGCGGACGTGGTGTCGTCGATGTGCGGCGCGCACGCCCAGGTCGCGTCGGCAGCGGAGCTGTCCATCGGGCTGCGGGTGCCGGGCGCGACCCGTGCTCTGGTACGCCGGGCACTGTGGACGGATCGCACGCTGGTGAAGACCCGTGGGCCACGCGGCACGGTGCACCTGCTCGCCGCAGCGGACCTGCCGATGTGGGTCGGCGCGCTGACCGCGTTGCCGGCCCCGTCGTGGGAGCGCAGTGTGGTGCTGCTGACGCCCCGGCAGACCGAGCAGGTCCTCGCGGCCATCGGCGACGCGGTCGCCGAGGTCGACCTGACCACCGCCGAGCTGACCGAGGAGATCGTCGCTCGTACCGGCCCGTGGGCGGGTGACCTGGTGATGGAGGCCTTTCAGGACATGTGGCCCCGGTGGGTCGCCGCGATGCCCGCCGCCACCCGGAGCGGTGTGGTCTGCTTCGGCCCGAACCGTGGTCGGGTCACCACGTACACCAGCCCGACGAGGTGGCTGTCCACCTTCGCGCCGATGCCCGGTCGCGCCGCCCTGGCCGCACTCGTGGCCAGCTACCTGTACGCCTACGGCCCGGCCACCCCGGCGCAGTTCGCCAGGTGGCTGGCGGTCCCCTCGGAATGGGGGACGTGGCTGTTCGGCTCGCTCGACCTGACCGAGGTGACGGTGGAGGGCACCCGGGCCTGGGTGGCCGCCGACGACACCGACTTCCCCGACGACCGACCGTCCGGGATGCGGCTGCTGCCCTACTTCGACGCGTACGCGGTCGGCTGCCACCCGCGTGAGCGGCTCTTTCCGGGCGTAGCCGCCCACCGGGCGCTCGCCGGCGGCCAGGCCGGCAACTATCCGGTGGTGCTGATCGACGGGGTGGTCGCCGGCGTGTGGCACCAACGTCGCTCCGGCCGCTCGATCCGGGTCACCGTCGAGCCGCTGCGGGAGCTCGACGCCGCCCACCAGCGGGCGCTGGGGGAGGAGGTCGAACGGGTCGGCGAGATCCTGGAGGGCAAGGCGTCGCTGACCATCGGCACCATCAGTGTCGGTCCGCACGCCTGA
- a CDS encoding RNA polymerase sigma factor — MTQSDADLVVLAQSGDAAALGALLARHEAGMRAVALSILGYGPDAEDVVQDTMVVALGRLGEVRDPSAVGPWLRTIVRNNSRMMLRKPRALPVAEPEWFAGPADTPTPEEALDRAAMRDWVWHSIGQLSEPDRLVTLLRYFSDASSYEQIAAVCGVPVGTVRSRLSHARRALAGGLRTAADTAYADVAASNDSRWREGRDMISTAMGGDFEQVVRDSWWPNAEMIVPGGPRGGRDMAINGMNCDLAAGVRQRLRNVVASGDVLIWETDLISPPDDPEHCPPAALWLQVLREGRVRQLTLFHPAPALG, encoded by the coding sequence GTGACGCAGAGCGACGCGGACCTGGTGGTGCTCGCGCAGTCGGGAGACGCGGCCGCACTCGGGGCGCTTCTGGCCCGGCACGAGGCCGGCATGCGGGCCGTCGCGTTGAGCATCCTCGGTTACGGTCCGGACGCCGAGGACGTGGTGCAGGACACGATGGTCGTCGCCCTGGGTCGCCTCGGAGAGGTCCGCGACCCGAGCGCCGTCGGCCCCTGGTTGCGGACCATCGTCCGCAACAACAGCCGGATGATGTTGCGCAAGCCCAGAGCCCTCCCGGTCGCCGAACCCGAATGGTTCGCCGGCCCCGCCGACACACCCACCCCGGAGGAGGCGCTGGACCGGGCCGCGATGCGCGACTGGGTGTGGCACTCCATCGGGCAGTTGTCCGAACCTGACCGGCTCGTCACCCTGCTGCGGTACTTCAGCGACGCGTCCTCGTACGAGCAGATCGCGGCCGTGTGCGGCGTGCCGGTCGGCACCGTCCGCAGCCGCCTCAGCCACGCCCGACGCGCGCTCGCCGGCGGCCTCCGAACGGCGGCGGACACGGCGTACGCGGATGTCGCCGCCTCGAACGACTCGCGGTGGCGGGAGGGCCGCGACATGATCAGCACTGCGATGGGCGGCGACTTCGAACAGGTGGTCCGCGACAGCTGGTGGCCGAATGCCGAGATGATCGTGCCGGGTGGCCCGCGCGGCGGCCGCGACATGGCGATCAACGGCATGAACTGCGACCTGGCCGCCGGGGTACGTCAGCGGCTGCGCAACGTGGTGGCCAGCGGCGACGTGCTGATCTGGGAGACCGACCTGATCAGCCCGCCCGACGACCCGGAGCACTGCCCGCCGGCGGCGTTGTGGTTGCAGGTGCTGCGCGAGGGTCGGGTGCGGCAGCTCACCCTCTTCCACCCCGCCCCCGCGCTGGGCTGA